One Brevibacillus choshinensis genomic window carries:
- a CDS encoding TVP38/TMEM64 family protein, with amino-acid sequence MDWITNVEGLAEWIRSWGVLGILGSIALNVIISIAGVLPSIFLSGANAIVYGLVGGFFVSLTGEVLGATVAFLLYRYGLQKSKGLKKLGKFSWIQTINGSTRFRKGLAIVLLRMNPLIPSGIINLGAALTSISFVDFLVATLLGKIPSMVFETFVGHDLVYLSENKYRLIISLLAGSLVFLLFWRKEKKRPQQS; translated from the coding sequence ATGGATTGGATAACAAACGTAGAGGGCTTAGCCGAATGGATTCGTTCGTGGGGTGTTCTCGGCATATTGGGGAGTATCGCGCTAAATGTCATCATCAGCATAGCAGGCGTACTTCCGTCCATCTTTTTATCTGGGGCGAATGCGATCGTCTACGGGCTGGTGGGAGGATTCTTCGTTTCATTGACAGGGGAAGTGCTGGGGGCGACGGTGGCATTTCTGCTGTATCGATACGGCTTGCAAAAATCGAAAGGACTGAAAAAGCTGGGGAAGTTCTCCTGGATTCAAACGATCAATGGATCGACTCGCTTTCGCAAAGGATTGGCGATCGTCTTGCTGAGGATGAATCCGCTTATTCCATCCGGGATCATCAATCTGGGAGCTGCACTCACAAGCATTTCCTTCGTTGATTTTCTCGTCGCCACGCTTCTGGGAAAAATACCGTCCATGGTCTTCGAAACATTCGTCGGGCATGATCTGGTCTATCTGTCCGAAAACAAATATCGGTTGATCATCTCCCTGCTCGCGGGTTCCTTGGTATTTCTGCTCTTTTGGCGGAAGGAGAAAAAACGCCCGCAACAATCCTAG
- a CDS encoding response regulator transcription factor: MSTILLVDDEPQILEILSSYLQKDGFHVVTASSGSEALELANSLDPACIILDLMLPDLNGEEVCSQIRKRSRVPILMLTAKSKESDRVHGLEIGADDYLVKPFSPRELVARVRAILRRAGDYQSLTDQVQIGDLLIFMSDKRVKKKDVLLELTPNEYRLLTTFVRYPGRTWSREDLVAEVLGYDFDGYDRTIDTHVKNLRQKIEDDPKCPVYIKTVYGFGYRFENPEAERGLR, translated from the coding sequence ATGTCTACGATTCTGCTGGTAGATGACGAGCCTCAAATCCTGGAAATATTATCGTCCTACCTGCAAAAGGACGGCTTTCATGTGGTGACGGCATCGTCTGGCAGCGAGGCACTCGAGCTGGCGAATTCGCTCGATCCTGCTTGCATCATCCTCGATTTGATGCTCCCTGACCTGAATGGAGAAGAGGTGTGCAGCCAGATCCGCAAACGCTCCCGTGTTCCGATCCTGATGCTAACCGCGAAAAGCAAAGAGTCCGATCGGGTTCATGGTCTGGAGATCGGCGCCGATGACTACTTGGTCAAGCCCTTTAGTCCGAGGGAGCTGGTCGCAAGGGTCCGGGCCATTTTGCGACGAGCAGGGGATTATCAATCATTGACGGATCAGGTACAGATCGGTGATTTGCTTATTTTCATGAGCGACAAGCGAGTGAAAAAAAAGGACGTCCTGCTCGAATTGACCCCCAATGAGTACCGACTGCTCACGACGTTTGTCCGGTATCCAGGGCGGACGTGGAGCAGAGAAGACCTGGTGGCGGAGGTGCTCGGCTACGACTTTGACGGCTATGACCGGACAATCGACACACACGTGAAAAACCTGCGCCAAAAAATCGAAGACGATCCGAAGTGCCCTGTCTATATTAAAACGGTATACGGTTTCGGGTATCGGTTTGAAAATCCGGAAGCTGAACGCGGTCTGCGATGA
- a CDS encoding HAMP domain-containing sensor histidine kinase: MKKVWVKLAFVLMAVGTLAILLSTVLSLKEMDYHFAMYLGEVRNQHNQEISKTAVHAFEESGAWNEKVYGKLEAVSAVLGLRLALYDDRKQLLGSWGQGTLQSSLEDSIPLDLNGRRIGYLSVAHQDQNGYKSLEDHFQMAHTNAMQWTVFALILLVILISILLARTLVRPIVQMSGAAQKVAKGNLHVRVTPPRSQDEISSLVDNFNNLVHSLEHQEELRKRLTSDVAHELRTPLNTLLAQVEAMIDGVWETSPAHLESMRGEVLRLSRLVRDLDQVIQVESGVQRMNREAGNLSEIVQEVLDAMSAAFTRDDIQLRGKLAKEAWVMGDQQRLAQVVTNLLSNAGKHTQAGGWIEVTVIQTGDCVTLQVADNGSGIPKDDIPFVFERFYRGDRSRVRESGGSGLGLTVVKGIVEAHNGKVALESEEGIGTRVLVTLPSIPSPIR, translated from the coding sequence ATGAAAAAGGTCTGGGTAAAGCTTGCATTCGTGCTGATGGCGGTAGGGACGTTGGCGATATTGCTGTCAACTGTGCTGTCTCTAAAGGAAATGGACTATCATTTCGCCATGTACTTGGGCGAAGTCAGAAACCAGCACAATCAGGAAATTTCAAAGACAGCGGTTCATGCTTTTGAAGAAAGCGGCGCGTGGAACGAAAAAGTCTATGGAAAGCTGGAGGCAGTCTCAGCGGTGCTGGGGCTGCGTCTTGCGCTGTATGATGATCGCAAGCAGCTTCTCGGATCGTGGGGCCAAGGCACGCTGCAAAGCAGTCTGGAGGATAGCATACCGCTCGATCTGAATGGGAGGCGAATCGGATATCTGTCTGTCGCCCACCAAGATCAGAACGGATACAAATCGCTGGAGGATCACTTCCAGATGGCCCACACGAATGCGATGCAATGGACAGTGTTCGCCTTGATCCTGCTCGTGATCCTCATCAGCATCCTACTGGCGCGTACGCTGGTACGACCTATTGTTCAGATGAGCGGGGCAGCACAAAAGGTGGCAAAAGGCAATTTGCATGTCCGAGTGACGCCACCGCGTAGTCAGGACGAGATCTCTTCATTAGTAGACAACTTCAATAATCTTGTCCATAGCCTAGAGCATCAGGAGGAGCTGCGAAAACGTCTGACCTCGGATGTTGCCCACGAGCTGCGTACCCCACTCAACACACTGCTGGCACAGGTCGAAGCCATGATCGATGGTGTATGGGAGACGAGCCCTGCGCATCTGGAGTCCATGCGCGGTGAAGTTCTGCGCTTGAGCCGCCTCGTACGTGACTTGGATCAGGTGATTCAGGTAGAGTCTGGGGTCCAGCGCATGAACAGAGAGGCAGGAAACCTGAGCGAGATTGTGCAGGAGGTTCTCGATGCCATGAGCGCGGCTTTTACACGTGACGACATCCAGCTACGAGGAAAGCTCGCAAAAGAGGCCTGGGTAATGGGAGATCAGCAAAGACTGGCTCAAGTGGTGACCAATCTTTTGAGCAATGCCGGCAAACATACGCAGGCGGGTGGATGGATCGAGGTCACTGTCATTCAAACAGGAGATTGCGTAACCCTTCAAGTAGCGGATAATGGCTCTGGAATTCCCAAGGATGACATTCCATTTGTCTTTGAGCGCTTTTACCGGGGGGATCGGTCACGAGTCAGAGAGAGTGGAGGATCGGGCCTTGGGCTGACCGTTGTCAAAGGGATCGTGGAAGCCCACAATGGGAAGGTTGCTTTGGAAAGCGAGGAAGGCATAGGGACGCGGGTCTTGGTCACGCTGCCTTCCATTCCGTCCCCGATCAGGTAA
- a CDS encoding helix-turn-helix domain-containing protein — MGTYMEKAAHDWTDDSVRIIATPSMAAKSTYYYVQEVGHFRTLPTYFTERQHLNSFLIVYTLAGKGYLHYQGTTHELLPHHVFFIDCQEYQHYRTDKADLWEIAWVHFNGSSSRGYYEQFAKNGCPVISVGENSPIPGILAQLLLTNRQNDVRTEPLSSKHLVDLLTELLLVTNPREAAGSFLPAHIQRIVSELDKRFAEKMSLDQLASEHAMSKYHLLREYKKYTGYTPNEYLIHRRITYAKELLTYSEWTVAQIANQIGMDNVSHFINLFKQRVEMTPLAYRKKWQRIT; from the coding sequence ATGGGGACGTACATGGAAAAAGCCGCCCATGACTGGACAGACGACTCTGTCCGAATCATAGCGACCCCGAGCATGGCGGCGAAATCTACGTATTATTATGTGCAGGAGGTAGGGCATTTCCGAACGCTGCCTACCTATTTCACCGAGCGGCAGCATTTGAATTCCTTTCTGATTGTCTACACGCTGGCAGGCAAAGGGTATCTGCACTATCAGGGGACGACCCACGAGCTTTTGCCCCATCACGTTTTCTTCATCGACTGCCAAGAGTACCAGCATTACCGAACGGACAAAGCCGATCTCTGGGAAATCGCCTGGGTTCATTTTAATGGGAGCAGCAGCCGGGGCTACTATGAGCAGTTTGCCAAGAACGGCTGTCCCGTCATCTCCGTCGGGGAAAATAGTCCGATTCCCGGTATCCTCGCTCAGCTCCTTCTGACAAACCGTCAGAATGACGTACGCACCGAGCCGCTTTCATCCAAACATCTCGTCGATTTACTGACGGAGCTGCTTCTCGTCACGAATCCTAGAGAAGCAGCCGGAAGCTTTCTGCCCGCTCATATTCAGCGCATCGTCTCGGAGCTGGACAAGCGCTTTGCGGAGAAGATGTCTCTCGATCAGCTGGCCAGTGAACATGCCATGAGCAAGTACCACCTGCTGCGAGAGTACAAAAAGTATACGGGCTACACGCCGAACGAGTATCTGATTCATCGCAGGATTACGTATGCCAAAGAGCTCCTCACATACTCCGAATGGACGGTTGCACAGATCGCAAACCAGATTGGAATGGATAACGTCAGCCACTTTATCAACCTTTTCAAACAGCGAGTCGAGATGACTCCGTTGGCCTATCGCAAAAAGTGGCAGCGAATTACCTGA
- a CDS encoding L-fucose/L-arabinose isomerase family protein: MTILQPIKPAKKARIGLYTIGLAAYWKQFPGLRERLLEYGRFLETKMSEFGEVFFYGLVDHEGEGRRAGEWFNEKNVDLVFCHSGTYCTSSAVLPVHQICKAPVVVLNLQPAARINYEQTTTGEWLAHCGACPVPEISNSFERAKIPFRVINGLLGLAYTPDISLANEHTIDHPSSKRAWKTIEEWIRAASVPRTLRHSRFGFLGNTYSGMLDMYSDFTMIQAQTGLHVEILEMCDLDRMLRDVTDAEVKEKLEQVHEMFTISEDSPADPIAKRPTEEQMQWSCRVAAAQEMLVREYDLDALTYYYHGAPGNEYEKLQGGFIVGHSLLTARGIPCAGEGDLKTAVAMKICDTLGTGGSYSEIVVVDYEDESILLGHDGPFHIAISEGKPILRGMGLYHGKQGTGVSVEAKVKTGAITTLNVTQTGDGQLKMISSEGESTDGPIMKIGNTQTPVKFRKHPDDYMEEWFREAPTHHCAMAIGHQARLFQKVAELLGMVHVTL; this comes from the coding sequence ATGACAATCTTGCAGCCGATCAAACCGGCCAAAAAAGCGCGAATCGGACTCTATACGATCGGGCTTGCCGCGTATTGGAAGCAGTTTCCTGGACTGCGGGAGCGGCTTCTGGAGTATGGACGTTTTTTGGAGACCAAGATGTCCGAGTTCGGTGAGGTTTTCTTTTACGGTCTGGTGGATCATGAGGGTGAAGGGAGACGAGCGGGGGAGTGGTTCAATGAAAAGAACGTCGACCTGGTGTTCTGTCACTCCGGGACCTATTGCACCAGCTCAGCGGTTCTTCCTGTGCATCAAATCTGCAAGGCACCCGTTGTCGTCCTGAATTTGCAGCCCGCAGCGAGAATCAACTATGAGCAGACCACGACAGGCGAATGGCTTGCTCACTGCGGAGCGTGCCCTGTGCCGGAAATATCCAATTCCTTTGAACGTGCAAAGATTCCGTTTCGGGTGATCAATGGATTGCTCGGCCTGGCTTATACACCTGACATTTCCCTCGCGAATGAGCATACCATAGATCATCCATCGTCCAAGCGGGCGTGGAAGACGATTGAGGAGTGGATTCGAGCAGCGTCTGTTCCACGTACGCTGCGGCACAGCCGATTCGGATTTCTCGGAAATACGTACAGCGGCATGCTGGATATGTACAGTGATTTCACCATGATCCAGGCTCAGACCGGCTTGCATGTAGAGATCTTGGAGATGTGCGATTTGGACCGGATGCTGCGAGACGTGACAGATGCCGAAGTGAAGGAAAAGCTGGAGCAGGTACACGAAATGTTCACTATCAGTGAAGATTCGCCTGCCGATCCGATCGCAAAACGTCCAACCGAAGAACAGATGCAGTGGTCCTGCCGCGTCGCAGCGGCTCAGGAAATGCTCGTCCGCGAGTATGATCTGGACGCATTGACGTACTACTATCACGGAGCTCCTGGCAATGAGTACGAAAAGCTGCAGGGTGGATTTATCGTAGGGCACTCCTTGTTGACCGCACGAGGTATCCCCTGTGCAGGTGAGGGAGATCTCAAGACGGCTGTTGCGATGAAAATATGCGATACACTCGGCACGGGAGGAAGCTATTCAGAGATCGTCGTGGTAGATTACGAAGACGAGTCCATCCTGCTCGGTCACGACGGTCCGTTTCATATCGCCATCTCGGAAGGCAAGCCCATTTTGCGTGGGATGGGTCTCTACCACGGCAAGCAAGGAACAGGGGTTTCCGTCGAGGCAAAAGTAAAAACAGGTGCGATCACGACGCTCAATGTGACGCAGACAGGGGATGGCCAGCTAAAAATGATCAGTAGCGAGGGAGAATCAACGGACGGGCCGATCATGAAAATCGGCAACACCCAAACACCGGTCAAATTCCGGAAACATCCGGACGATTATATGGAGGAGTGGTTTCGGGAAGCGCCTACCCATCATTGCGCGATGGCCATCGGTCATCAGGCGCGGCTGTTCCAAAAGGTAGCCGAGCTGCTGGGAATGGTGCACGTTACTTTATAA
- a CDS encoding DeoR/GlpR family DNA-binding transcription regulator has protein sequence MLVAERHEKIVRLVNDRGSIRVSELSEICQVTEETIRRDLDRLEEAGRLLRSHGGAVSVTEHQPEIPYIEREITQMEEKKRIAKKAVSYIEPNDRIILDASTTAWYMASIIPDIPLTVLTNSIKVAMELSSKEKVEVISTGGKLAPRSLSFLGPSAERSLDQYHVDKVFLSCKGIHLERGISESNEMQALVKKKMIGISDKVYLLADTSKFGVQAFTYFAELKQIDEIITDNEIDALSVRQLEEKSVIVTVAP, from the coding sequence ATGCTTGTAGCGGAAAGACACGAAAAGATTGTCCGTCTGGTCAACGATAGAGGAAGTATCCGCGTCTCGGAATTAAGTGAAATCTGCCAAGTGACGGAAGAAACGATCCGCCGGGACCTGGACCGGTTGGAAGAAGCCGGGCGTTTGCTTCGCAGCCACGGCGGTGCCGTCAGCGTCACCGAGCACCAGCCGGAGATCCCGTATATCGAGCGGGAAATCACCCAGATGGAAGAGAAAAAACGGATAGCGAAAAAAGCGGTATCCTACATTGAACCAAACGACCGGATCATTCTCGATGCGAGCACGACGGCCTGGTATATGGCCTCCATCATTCCGGATATTCCGCTTACCGTGTTGACGAACTCTATCAAGGTAGCGATGGAATTGAGCTCGAAGGAAAAAGTCGAAGTCATTTCAACAGGGGGAAAGCTGGCACCGCGTTCCCTGTCCTTCTTGGGACCGAGCGCAGAGCGTTCTCTCGATCAGTATCATGTCGATAAGGTGTTCCTCTCCTGCAAGGGCATCCATCTGGAGAGGGGGATCAGCGAGTCGAATGAGATGCAAGCGTTGGTCAAGAAAAAGATGATTGGAATCTCGGACAAGGTCTACTTGCTCGCCGATACGAGCAAATTCGGCGTGCAGGCATTTACCTATTTTGCCGAGCTCAAACAGATCGACGAAATCATCACCGATAACGAAATTGATGCGCTTTCGGTGCGACAGCTGGAAGAAAAATCGGTGATTGTGACGGTTGCCCCTTGA
- the rhaS gene encoding rhamnose ABC transporter substrate-binding protein produces the protein MKKFFTSCLSLMLAVTVMVGCSTQAPKSADNAGSADGGKKRFAIIFKNTGNPYGEKQMEGFKNAIEELGGEAILKAPDQPTAEAQIQMIEELISQKVDAIAIVGNDPDALQPALKKAMDAGIKVLSLDSAVNAQSRMVHVNQADPERIGRVQIQAVSEMIGGKGEIAVLSATSQATNQNTWIEWMKKELEDPKYKDIKLVKVAYGDDLRDKSVSETEALLKSYPDLKGIIAPTTVGIAAAGKVLTDKGLKGKVQLTGLGLPSEMAEYIESGVCPWMYLWNPVDVGYLSGYAADALVKGTISGKAGEKFKAGRLGDKEIIQDGDGTQIMLGDPFKFDSGNIGEWKKVY, from the coding sequence ATGAAGAAGTTCTTCACATCGTGTCTGTCTTTGATGCTCGCGGTTACCGTCATGGTCGGTTGCAGCACGCAGGCACCAAAATCGGCTGACAACGCAGGCAGTGCCGACGGCGGTAAAAAGAGATTTGCCATCATCTTTAAAAACACGGGGAACCCTTATGGGGAGAAACAAATGGAAGGCTTCAAGAACGCCATCGAGGAGCTGGGCGGGGAGGCCATCCTGAAAGCGCCTGACCAGCCGACAGCAGAGGCACAAATTCAAATGATCGAAGAACTCATCTCTCAAAAAGTGGATGCCATCGCGATAGTCGGAAATGATCCGGATGCACTGCAGCCGGCACTGAAGAAAGCCATGGATGCGGGCATCAAGGTGTTGTCGCTGGATTCAGCGGTTAACGCGCAAAGCCGGATGGTGCATGTCAACCAGGCAGACCCTGAACGAATCGGCCGCGTGCAAATCCAAGCTGTCAGCGAAATGATCGGCGGCAAGGGGGAAATCGCGGTACTGAGTGCCACTTCGCAAGCTACCAACCAGAACACGTGGATCGAATGGATGAAAAAAGAGCTGGAAGATCCAAAGTACAAAGACATCAAGCTGGTGAAGGTCGCTTACGGGGATGACTTGCGCGACAAGAGCGTATCGGAGACAGAAGCACTTTTAAAATCCTATCCCGATCTGAAAGGAATCATTGCTCCAACAACCGTGGGGATTGCGGCAGCAGGAAAGGTCCTGACCGATAAAGGGCTGAAAGGGAAAGTCCAGCTGACTGGTCTGGGTCTGCCAAGCGAAATGGCGGAATACATCGAGAGCGGTGTGTGCCCGTGGATGTACTTGTGGAATCCGGTAGACGTAGGCTATCTGTCTGGCTATGCTGCTGATGCACTCGTAAAAGGGACCATTAGCGGCAAGGCTGGCGAGAAGTTCAAAGCGGGACGTTTGGGCGACAAAGAAATCATCCAGGATGGCGACGGCACGCAGATCATGCTGGGTGACCCGTTCAAATTTGATTCAGGCAATATCGGGGAATGGAAAAAAGTATACTAA